Proteins encoded by one window of Cyanobium sp. NS01:
- a CDS encoding SPFH domain-containing protein, with protein MEALFSLPALVVMAFLGINSVKVTSGGQSRLVERLGKYDRQLQPGLSFVLPVVEKVVSHESLKERVLDIPPQQCITRDNVSIEVDAVVYWQLLEHSRAYYGVDNLQAAMVNLVLTQIRAEMGKLDLDQTFTTRQEVNEALLRELDLATDPWGVKVTRVELRDIHPSAGVQQAMEQQMTAEREKRAAILRSEGVRDSELNAARGRAQALLLQAEAEAKQQSLQAEARAAAATCLARAIAADPAAAEALRLLLARDWMEMGEQLAHAKGGTVLMVDPQSPASLLTALRGLQEKG; from the coding sequence CTGGGCATCAACAGCGTCAAGGTCACCAGCGGCGGCCAGTCGCGGCTGGTGGAGCGTCTCGGCAAGTACGACCGCCAGCTGCAGCCGGGCCTCTCCTTCGTGCTGCCCGTGGTGGAGAAGGTGGTGAGCCACGAGTCGCTCAAGGAGCGGGTGCTCGACATCCCGCCCCAGCAGTGCATCACCCGCGACAACGTGTCGATCGAGGTGGATGCGGTGGTGTACTGGCAGCTGCTGGAGCACTCCCGCGCCTATTACGGCGTCGACAACCTGCAGGCCGCCATGGTGAACCTGGTGCTCACCCAGATCCGGGCGGAGATGGGCAAGCTCGACCTCGATCAGACCTTCACCACCCGCCAGGAGGTGAATGAGGCCCTGCTGCGCGAGCTGGATCTGGCCACCGACCCCTGGGGCGTGAAGGTGACCCGGGTGGAACTGCGCGACATCCATCCCTCCGCCGGGGTGCAGCAGGCGATGGAGCAGCAGATGACGGCCGAGCGCGAGAAGCGGGCCGCGATCCTGCGCTCCGAGGGGGTGCGCGACAGTGAACTCAACGCCGCCCGGGGCCGGGCCCAGGCGCTGCTGCTGCAGGCCGAGGCGGAGGCCAAGCAGCAGAGCCTGCAGGCCGAGGCCCGCGCCGCTGCCGCCACCTGCCTGGCCAGGGCGATCGCCGCCGACCCCGCCGCCGCCGAGGCCCTGCGGCTGCTCCTGGCCCGCGACTGGATGGAGATGGGCGAACAGCTCGCCCATGCCAAGGGGGGCACTGTGCTGATGGTGGATCCCCAGAGCCCGGCCTCGCTGCTCACAGCCCTCAGGGGCCTGCAGGAGAAGGGCTGA
- the trmD gene encoding tRNA (guanosine(37)-N1)-methyltransferase TrmD encodes MRLDVVSLAPEAFTPLLSLGVIGRAFAAGIAELHVHNPRDHASDRYRKVDDVPYGGGAGMVLKPEPVFAAVEAIPVLPRRRVLLMSPQGVPLGQGDLRRWAAEHDQLVLLCGHYEGFDERIRSLAHEEVSLGDFVLTGGELPAAVVINGVVRLLPGTVGTAACLDDESHSALLLEHPHYTRPASFRDMTVPEVLRSGDHGAIARWRQQQQQQRTRERRPDLYSRWQQASGDSGGG; translated from the coding sequence ATGCGCCTCGATGTGGTCAGCCTCGCACCGGAGGCCTTCACGCCGCTGCTCAGTCTGGGCGTGATCGGCCGCGCCTTTGCCGCCGGCATCGCTGAGCTGCACGTGCACAACCCCCGCGACCACGCCAGTGATCGCTACCGCAAGGTGGACGACGTGCCCTACGGCGGTGGCGCCGGCATGGTGCTCAAGCCCGAGCCGGTGTTCGCCGCCGTGGAGGCGATCCCGGTGCTGCCGCGGCGTCGGGTGCTGCTGATGAGCCCCCAGGGGGTGCCGCTGGGTCAGGGCGACCTGCGCCGCTGGGCCGCGGAGCACGACCAGCTGGTGCTGCTCTGCGGCCACTACGAGGGCTTCGATGAGCGCATCCGCAGCCTCGCCCACGAGGAGGTGTCGCTCGGCGACTTCGTGCTCACCGGCGGCGAACTGCCGGCGGCGGTGGTGATCAACGGCGTGGTGCGCCTGTTGCCGGGAACGGTGGGCACGGCAGCCTGCCTCGACGACGAGAGCCACAGTGCCCTGCTGCTGGAGCATCCCCACTACACCCGCCCGGCCAGCTTCCGGGACATGACCGTGCCGGAGGTGCTGCGCAGCGGCGACCACGGCGCCATCGCCCGCTGGCGCCAGCAGCAGCAACAGCAGCGCACGCGCGAGCGCCGGCCAGACCTCTACAGCCGCTGGCAGCAGGCCAGCGGCGACTCCGGCGGCGGCTGA
- a CDS encoding phycobiliprotein lyase, protein MSDTPAFPPQEIGAFLRFCAGEWMGLRSQFALGEVVEEEGANGDEWHSSERGELLVTFLEPTDDGPGGLRVGPRNTPPRELLFSADGLFSSSASGEGSSAAGPSGGLQGHWQLWPDGSLELWLSQGDREVRERIWFTKPNLRLRSTVERQSDGTPGQASFSTEIRRVSQPASGG, encoded by the coding sequence ATGAGCGACACCCCAGCTTTTCCGCCTCAGGAGATCGGAGCCTTCCTGCGCTTCTGCGCCGGTGAGTGGATGGGCCTGCGCAGCCAGTTTGCCCTCGGCGAGGTGGTCGAGGAGGAGGGAGCCAACGGCGATGAATGGCACAGCAGCGAGCGCGGCGAACTGCTGGTGACCTTCCTGGAGCCCACCGACGACGGCCCCGGTGGCCTGCGGGTGGGGCCCAGGAATACACCACCCAGGGAGTTGCTGTTCAGCGCCGACGGCCTCTTCAGCAGCAGCGCCTCTGGAGAGGGCTCCAGTGCAGCGGGCCCTTCCGGCGGCCTGCAGGGCCACTGGCAGCTGTGGCCCGATGGCAGCCTGGAGTTGTGGCTCAGCCAGGGCGATCGCGAGGTGCGCGAGCGGATCTGGTTCACCAAGCCCAACCTGCGCCTGCGCAGCACGGTGGAGCGCCAGAGCGACGGCACCCCAGGCCAGGCCAGCTTCAGCACCGAGATCCGCCGGGTGAGCCAGCCGGCCAGCGGCGGCTGA
- the era gene encoding GTPase Era: protein MPIPDPAESARMLQPSPAEGPFRSGFVALVGRPNVGKSTLLNQLVGEKVAITSPVAQTTRNRLRAILTTAAAQLVLLDTPGIHKPHHLLGERLVKTARSAIGEVDVVLLLVDGSQPAGRGDGFIVELLRHCRAPVHLALNKHDLVPPEQAAALAGSYRDLLAGRGDFASPGGSQALGWPLHPVSALSGEGTTELVDALSQDLPPGPQLYPADAVSDQPEQLLMAELIREQVLTHTREEVPHSVAVSIDRVVDDGPRTAVLATVLVERSSQKGILIGKGGRMLKTIGQGARLQMEKVFSGPVYLELFVKVVPGWRRNAARLAELGYRGD, encoded by the coding sequence CTGCCGATTCCAGATCCAGCCGAATCGGCCCGGATGCTGCAGCCCTCCCCCGCGGAGGGCCCGTTTCGCTCCGGTTTCGTGGCCCTGGTGGGGCGGCCCAACGTGGGAAAGTCCACCCTGCTCAACCAACTGGTTGGGGAAAAGGTGGCGATCACCTCGCCGGTGGCCCAGACCACCCGCAACCGGCTGCGGGCGATCCTCACCACCGCGGCGGCCCAGCTGGTGCTGCTCGACACCCCCGGCATCCACAAGCCCCACCACCTGCTGGGCGAGCGCCTGGTGAAGACGGCCCGCAGTGCCATCGGCGAGGTGGATGTGGTGCTGCTGCTGGTTGATGGCAGCCAGCCGGCCGGCCGCGGCGATGGCTTCATCGTGGAACTGCTGCGCCATTGCCGCGCCCCGGTGCACCTGGCCCTGAACAAGCACGATCTGGTGCCGCCCGAGCAGGCCGCGGCCCTGGCGGGCAGCTACCGCGACCTGCTGGCCGGTCGGGGGGATTTCGCCAGCCCCGGAGGCAGCCAGGCGCTTGGCTGGCCCCTGCACCCGGTGAGCGCCCTCAGCGGCGAGGGCACCACGGAGCTGGTGGATGCCCTCAGCCAGGACCTGCCCCCCGGGCCCCAGCTCTACCCGGCCGATGCGGTCAGCGACCAGCCCGAGCAGCTGCTGATGGCCGAGCTGATTCGCGAGCAGGTGCTCACCCACACCCGCGAGGAGGTGCCCCATTCGGTCGCGGTGAGCATCGATCGGGTGGTGGACGACGGTCCCCGCACCGCCGTGCTGGCCACGGTGCTGGTGGAGCGCTCCAGCCAGAAGGGCATCCTGATCGGCAAGGGGGGCCGCATGCTCAAGACCATCGGCCAGGGGGCCCGGCTGCAGATGGAGAAGGTGTTCTCCGGCCCCGTGTACCTGGAGCTGTTCGTGAAGGTGGTGCCGGGCTGGCGACGCAACGCCGCCCGCCTGGCGGAGCTGGGCTACCGGGGCGACTGA
- a CDS encoding Bax inhibitor-1 family protein gives MPASSNFQEAIREAQSSALVGPNVVNKALPYVGGGMVLTAGGVIGGLALMAANQALFMPLFWVALIGNFILFFVAQNVATKGNNATALPLLAAYSLITGFTLSGIVAYALSVAGVGAIGTATLATGITFVVASFAGRRMSDSVGQALSAVVGLGIIGLLIAMVVQIVGSLFVPGMFGGNGFELLIAGFGTVLFIGAAFVDFYTMPRTYNDDQYLAGALGMYLTYINLFIFLLRLIIALQGGGRRD, from the coding sequence ATGCCGGCCAGCAGCAATTTCCAGGAGGCCATCCGCGAGGCTCAATCGAGCGCCCTGGTGGGCCCCAATGTGGTCAACAAGGCCCTTCCCTACGTGGGCGGTGGCATGGTCCTCACCGCCGGTGGGGTGATCGGCGGCCTGGCCCTGATGGCCGCCAATCAGGCCCTGTTCATGCCGCTCTTCTGGGTGGCCCTGATCGGCAACTTCATCCTCTTCTTCGTGGCCCAGAACGTGGCCACCAAGGGCAACAACGCCACGGCCCTGCCGCTGCTGGCGGCCTACAGCCTGATCACCGGCTTCACCCTCAGCGGCATCGTGGCCTATGCCCTCTCGGTGGCCGGTGTGGGGGCCATCGGCACGGCCACCCTGGCCACGGGCATCACCTTCGTGGTGGCCTCCTTCGCGGGCCGCCGCATGAGCGACAGCGTCGGCCAGGCCCTCAGCGCCGTGGTGGGCCTGGGCATCATCGGCCTGCTGATCGCCATGGTGGTGCAGATCGTCGGCAGCCTGTTCGTGCCAGGCATGTTCGGGGGCAACGGCTTTGAGTTGCTGATCGCCGGCTTCGGCACCGTGCTGTTCATCGGCGCAGCCTTCGTGGACTTCTACACGATGCCCCGCACCTACAACGACGACCAGTACCTGGCCGGCGCCCTGGGGATGTACCTCACCTACATCAACCTCTTCATCTTCCTGCTGCGGCTGATCATCGCCCTGCAGGGCGGTGGCCGCCGCGACTGA
- a CDS encoding PhoH family protein: MSSSPAAEPGGRSGASVALPDATAALALAGEAEATLRRLEALTGASLVLHGLELWIGGRPRQIERAQTLVDMLRPLWQQGQAITPVDLQTALQALDTNQGAAHRSLGEQVLARSQSGQLLRPRTLRQKAYVEAMERHDLTLALGPAGTGKTFLATVLAVRMLNDRKVQRLILTRPAVEAGERLGFLPGDLQQKVDPYLRPLYDALHALLGTERTSALLEKGVIEVAPLAYMRGRTLADAFVILDEAQNTTAAQMRMVLTRLGENSRMVVTGDPTQLDLPPGVTSGLKEAAEVLEGVEGIAVCRLGAADVVRHPLVQRLVTAYAQCDARRQSPAPPRRSS; encoded by the coding sequence TTGAGCTCCAGCCCGGCGGCTGAGCCAGGAGGCCGCAGCGGCGCCTCCGTGGCCCTGCCTGATGCCACCGCCGCCCTGGCTCTTGCCGGTGAGGCGGAGGCCACCCTGCGGCGCCTGGAGGCTCTCACCGGGGCCTCGCTGGTGCTGCATGGCCTTGAGCTGTGGATCGGCGGCCGGCCCCGCCAGATCGAGCGTGCCCAGACCCTGGTGGACATGCTGCGCCCGCTCTGGCAGCAGGGCCAGGCCATCACCCCGGTGGATCTGCAGACGGCCCTGCAGGCCCTCGACACCAACCAGGGGGCCGCGCACCGCTCCCTGGGCGAGCAGGTGCTGGCCAGAAGCCAGAGCGGCCAGCTGTTGCGCCCCCGCACCCTGCGCCAGAAGGCCTACGTGGAGGCGATGGAGCGCCACGACCTCACCCTGGCCCTGGGCCCCGCCGGCACCGGCAAGACCTTTCTGGCCACGGTGCTGGCCGTGCGCATGCTCAACGACCGCAAGGTGCAGCGGCTGATCCTCACCCGGCCGGCCGTGGAGGCCGGCGAGCGGCTGGGCTTTCTGCCAGGCGATCTGCAGCAGAAGGTGGATCCCTACCTGCGCCCCCTCTATGACGCCCTGCATGCCCTGCTGGGCACCGAGCGCACCAGCGCGCTGCTGGAGAAGGGGGTGATCGAGGTGGCGCCGCTGGCCTACATGCGCGGCCGCACCCTGGCCGATGCCTTCGTGATCCTCGATGAGGCCCAGAACACCACCGCCGCCCAGATGCGCATGGTGCTCACCCGGCTGGGCGAGAACTCGCGCATGGTGGTCACGGGCGATCCCACCCAGCTGGATCTGCCGCCCGGGGTCACCAGCGGCCTCAAGGAGGCGGCGGAGGTGCTGGAGGGGGTCGAGGGCATCGCCGTCTGTCGGCTCGGGGCCGCCGACGTGGTGCGCCACCCGCTGGTGCAGCGCCTGGTCACCGCCTACGCCCAGTGCGATGCCCGCCGCCAGAGCCCAGCCCCTCCCAGGCGGTCGTCATAG
- the rpsP gene encoding 30S ribosomal protein S16 — translation MIKLRLKRFGKKREASFRLVATNSTSRRDGRPLEELGFYNPRTKETRLDTEAIRARLAQGAQPTATVLSLLERGGLVTKTVRSSVVVGQAKQAAAREAAAKKEAREAAEAKAAAAAEAETAAAAAAEPAAEA, via the coding sequence ATGATCAAGCTCCGCCTGAAGCGGTTCGGCAAGAAGCGGGAAGCGAGCTTCCGCCTCGTGGCGACGAACAGCACCTCCCGCCGGGATGGTCGACCGCTCGAGGAGCTCGGCTTCTACAACCCCCGCACCAAGGAGACCCGCCTCGACACCGAGGCGATCCGCGCCCGCCTGGCCCAGGGTGCCCAGCCCACCGCCACCGTGCTGAGCCTGCTCGAGCGGGGCGGTCTGGTCACCAAGACCGTGCGCTCCTCCGTCGTGGTGGGCCAGGCCAAGCAGGCCGCCGCGAGGGAGGCCGCCGCCAAGAAGGAGGCCCGCGAGGCCGCTGAGGCCAAGGCCGCTGCCGCAGCTGAGGCAGAGACCGCTGCGGCAGCCGCCGCCGAGCCTGCTGCCGAGGCTTGA
- the ffh gene encoding signal recognition particle protein encodes MFDELSQRFEDAVKNLRGQAAITEGNVEGALKQVRRALLEADVSLPVVKDFVDEVRRKAVGAEVVRGISPDQKFIQVVHEELVEVMGGENAPLAAGGTAETPSVVLMAGLQGAGKTTATAKLGLHLKEQGRKALLVGADVYRPAAIEQLRTLGGQIGVEVFSLGTEARPEAIAAAGIAKARAEGFDTVLVDTAGRLQIDASMMEEMVRIREACSPDEVLLVVDAMIGQEAAELTRAFHEQVGITGAVLTKLDGDSRGGAALSIRKVSGAPIKFIGTGEKVEALQPFHPERMASRILGMGDVLTLVEKAQKEVELADVTRMQQKLQEASFDFSDFVQQMRLIKRMGSLGGLMKMIPGMNKIDDGMLRQGEEQLGKIEAMISSMTATERENPDLLASTPSRRRRIAAGSGHSPAEVDKVLTDFQKMRGFMQQMTRGGGMPGMPGMGGMPGMGGFPGMGGGMPGMGAPAAAGRSRKAHKPPKKRKGFGQL; translated from the coding sequence ATGTTCGACGAGCTCTCCCAGCGGTTTGAAGACGCCGTCAAGAACCTGAGGGGCCAGGCGGCCATCACCGAGGGCAACGTCGAAGGGGCGCTGAAACAGGTGCGGCGCGCCCTGCTGGAGGCCGATGTGAGCCTGCCGGTGGTGAAGGACTTCGTCGACGAGGTGCGCCGCAAGGCCGTCGGAGCCGAGGTGGTGCGGGGCATCAGCCCCGATCAGAAGTTCATCCAGGTGGTGCACGAGGAGCTGGTGGAGGTGATGGGTGGCGAAAACGCCCCCCTGGCCGCTGGAGGGACGGCGGAGACGCCCTCCGTGGTGCTGATGGCCGGCCTCCAGGGCGCCGGCAAGACCACCGCCACCGCCAAGCTCGGCCTGCACCTCAAGGAGCAGGGGCGCAAGGCGCTGCTGGTGGGCGCCGATGTCTACCGTCCGGCGGCCATTGAGCAGCTCCGCACCCTCGGCGGCCAGATCGGCGTGGAGGTGTTCAGCCTGGGCACTGAGGCCAGACCGGAGGCCATCGCGGCGGCGGGCATCGCCAAGGCGCGGGCCGAGGGTTTCGACACGGTGCTGGTGGACACCGCCGGCCGCCTCCAGATCGACGCCTCGATGATGGAGGAGATGGTGCGGATCCGGGAGGCCTGCAGCCCCGATGAGGTGCTGCTGGTGGTGGACGCGATGATCGGTCAGGAGGCCGCCGAGCTCACCCGCGCCTTCCACGAGCAGGTGGGCATCACCGGAGCGGTGCTCACCAAGCTGGACGGCGACTCCCGCGGCGGTGCCGCCCTCTCGATCCGCAAGGTGAGCGGCGCTCCGATCAAGTTCATCGGCACCGGCGAGAAGGTGGAAGCCCTGCAGCCCTTCCACCCCGAGCGGATGGCCAGCCGCATTCTCGGCATGGGGGATGTGCTCACCCTGGTGGAGAAGGCCCAGAAGGAGGTGGAGCTGGCCGATGTGACGCGCATGCAGCAGAAGCTGCAGGAAGCCAGCTTCGACTTCTCCGATTTCGTGCAGCAGATGCGCCTGATCAAGCGCATGGGCTCCTTGGGCGGGCTGATGAAAATGATTCCTGGGATGAACAAGATCGACGACGGCATGCTGCGCCAGGGCGAAGAACAGCTGGGCAAGATCGAGGCGATGATCAGCTCGATGACGGCCACCGAACGGGAGAATCCCGATCTGCTCGCCTCCACCCCCTCGCGCCGGCGGCGCATCGCCGCCGGCAGCGGCCACAGCCCCGCCGAGGTGGACAAGGTGCTGACCGACTTCCAGAAGATGCGTGGCTTCATGCAGCAGATGACCCGGGGCGGCGGCATGCCAGGCATGCCCGGCATGGGGGGCATGCCTGGCATGGGCGGCTTCCCGGGGATGGGTGGCGGCATGCCTGGGATGGGGGCGCCTGCTGCCGCTGGCCGCAGCCGCAAGGCCCACAAGCCCCCCAAGAAGCGCAAGGGGTTCGGGCAGCTCTAG